The Thermostichus vulcanus str. 'Rupite' genome window below encodes:
- a CDS encoding SDR family oxidoreductase, with translation MSSTPIVLITGASSGIGAACATLFARSGAKLILAARRQDRLKELALDLEQAFGIQPYLLALDVRDRAEVSRVLQALPPEWAAIDILINNAGLSRGLDKLHTGVVQDWEEMIDTNLKGLLYVTRAVLPGMVERGRGHVVNIGSIAGRQPYPGGNVYCASKAAVRAISEGLKLDLLGTPIRVTEIQPGMVETEFSEVRFHGDSSRAAAVYQGLTPLTAMDVAEVVLFATSRPPHVNISEVLLLPTDQASTTLVHRR, from the coding sequence ATGAGTTCAACCCCTATCGTCCTGATTACTGGGGCCAGCAGTGGTATCGGGGCTGCCTGTGCCACCCTTTTTGCCCGTTCTGGAGCCAAACTCATCCTGGCCGCTCGTCGTCAAGATCGGCTGAAGGAGCTGGCTTTGGATTTGGAGCAAGCCTTCGGGATCCAACCCTACCTATTGGCGTTGGATGTGCGGGATAGAGCTGAGGTGAGTCGGGTTTTACAAGCGTTGCCACCGGAATGGGCTGCCATCGACATTCTGATCAACAATGCCGGCTTGAGTCGTGGACTGGATAAGTTGCACACAGGGGTGGTGCAAGATTGGGAAGAGATGATTGACACCAACCTGAAGGGACTGCTCTACGTGACCCGCGCTGTGTTGCCGGGCATGGTAGAACGGGGCCGGGGTCATGTGGTGAACATTGGCTCCATTGCCGGTCGGCAACCCTATCCTGGGGGCAATGTCTACTGTGCCTCCAAAGCGGCGGTACGGGCCATTTCGGAAGGATTAAAACTGGACTTGTTGGGCACTCCGATTCGTGTCACCGAGATCCAGCCGGGCATGGTAGAAACCGAGTTTAGCGAAGTGCGGTTTCATGGCGACTCATCCCGAGCTGCTGCTGTATACCAAGGTCTGACTCCCCTGACGGCGATGGATGTGGCAGAAGTGGTATTGTTTGCAACAAGCCGCCCTCCTCATGTGAATATCAGCGAGGTCTTGCTCCTCCCCACCGATCAGGCCAGTACTACGTTGGTACATCGACGGTGA
- a CDS encoding amidohydrolase family protein, whose amino-acid sequence MSCIVIRNVVLFTIDGQDRVYRDGTVVVRGDRIAVVGPSDQVGIPADAGRVIEGGHKMALIPGLIDTHSHSSLLRGVTENYQLLDWLPRYQLEHRALTEADAYYAALLSYLEALKGGTTCVMDMYRFMHRCAEAAGDLGLRVNLVPYTADAPGKDFFETMESTRQLIESQHGTQGGRVRVWVGLEHLFYCSPQAYQTAIEYSRHYGVGIHTHSSEQKEEVEAVEQHFGHKPIHLFQQYGILGPQTAIAHCVWLDESEIQLLRDTGTAVCHCPISNAKLAGGIAPIPELLQAGIRIGLGTDGNISNNNLDMFEEMKFASLLQKVKHYDAAALPASTMLRMATIEGAKVLGLEQEIGSIETGKKADLVLVDLSGPNLMPLVWERNPNGIEETNILWNLVYAARASNVHSVWVDGIPVIEAGQSTQLSEAKALAEIQAQTEDLLRRRDPFKATLTPVVG is encoded by the coding sequence ATGAGCTGCATCGTGATCCGGAATGTGGTGCTCTTCACCATTGATGGGCAGGATCGGGTTTATCGGGACGGTACAGTGGTGGTGCGAGGGGATCGCATTGCCGTCGTTGGCCCTTCTGACCAGGTGGGGATCCCTGCCGATGCCGGTCGGGTGATCGAGGGTGGACACAAAATGGCCTTGATCCCTGGCTTGATCGATACCCACAGCCACTCCAGCCTGCTGCGAGGGGTCACCGAAAATTATCAGCTCCTGGATTGGTTGCCCCGTTACCAACTGGAACATCGTGCTCTCACGGAAGCGGATGCCTATTATGCTGCTCTCCTCAGCTACTTGGAAGCTTTGAAAGGGGGTACCACCTGTGTCATGGATATGTACCGCTTTATGCACCGTTGTGCGGAGGCGGCGGGAGATTTGGGCCTACGAGTCAATTTGGTGCCCTACACTGCCGATGCTCCTGGTAAGGACTTTTTTGAAACGATGGAGAGTACGCGTCAGCTGATCGAAAGTCAGCATGGAACTCAAGGGGGACGGGTACGGGTTTGGGTAGGACTAGAGCATTTATTTTATTGCTCGCCTCAGGCCTATCAAACGGCGATCGAGTATTCGCGTCACTACGGAGTTGGCATTCACACCCACAGCAGCGAACAAAAAGAAGAGGTGGAAGCTGTGGAGCAGCACTTTGGCCACAAACCGATCCACTTGTTCCAGCAGTACGGCATCTTGGGGCCACAAACTGCCATTGCCCACTGTGTTTGGTTGGATGAATCGGAAATTCAACTGCTCAGAGATACGGGGACTGCGGTTTGTCACTGCCCGATCAGCAACGCCAAACTGGCTGGGGGGATCGCTCCCATTCCAGAGCTGCTGCAGGCCGGGATCCGCATTGGCCTGGGCACCGATGGCAATATCTCCAACAACAACTTGGATATGTTTGAGGAGATGAAGTTTGCCTCTCTGCTGCAGAAAGTCAAACACTACGATGCTGCTGCTCTGCCCGCCTCCACCATGCTGCGGATGGCGACGATAGAAGGGGCCAAGGTATTGGGATTGGAGCAGGAGATTGGTTCCATCGAAACCGGGAAAAAAGCCGATTTGGTACTGGTGGATCTGTCGGGGCCGAACTTGATGCCCCTTGTGTGGGAGCGTAACCCCAATGGCATTGAAGAAACCAATATTCTGTGGAATCTGGTCTATGCAGCACGGGCCAGTAATGTTCACTCTGTATGGGTAGACGGGATCCCGGTTATTGAAGCTGGACAAAGCACCCAACTTTCAGAAGCCAAAGCCCTGGCAGAAATTCAGGCCCAAACCGAGGATCTGCTGCGCCGCCGGGATCCCTTCAAAGCCACCCTAACTCCAGTCGTCGGTTAA
- the ubiE gene encoding bifunctional demethylmenaquinone methyltransferase/2-methoxy-6-polyprenyl-1,4-benzoquinol methylase UbiE: MPSPTAEQPEQIRELFNRIAPHYDDLNQKLSLGLHRVWKQMTVRWANVPLGGQALDLCCGSGDLALLLARRVGRRGHVVGLDFSPAMLSIAGSRSRRVLPGYSLEWVLGDALALPFADHCFDGITMGYGLRNVTDIPRALQEIKRVLKPGGRAAILDFHRPTGIPLLEQFQRWYLNTQVVAQAKALGLGEDYAYIDPSLERFPSGEEQKQLALAAGFEQVTFFPLMAGMMGVLVIEKST; encoded by the coding sequence GTGCCCAGTCCAACTGCTGAACAGCCGGAGCAAATCCGGGAACTGTTTAACCGAATTGCTCCCCATTATGACGACCTCAATCAAAAACTCAGCCTCGGGCTGCATCGGGTTTGGAAGCAAATGACGGTGCGCTGGGCCAATGTGCCACTGGGGGGGCAAGCACTGGATCTCTGCTGTGGGAGTGGAGATTTGGCTTTACTTTTGGCGCGTCGAGTGGGTCGGCGGGGGCATGTCGTTGGCCTGGATTTTTCTCCCGCAATGTTGTCGATTGCCGGATCGCGTTCTCGGCGGGTGCTGCCGGGGTATTCTCTAGAGTGGGTCTTGGGGGATGCCTTGGCCCTGCCTTTTGCCGATCACTGCTTTGATGGGATCACCATGGGCTATGGTTTGCGCAATGTTACGGATATCCCACGGGCACTCCAGGAGATCAAGCGGGTTCTTAAGCCAGGTGGTCGGGCGGCGATTTTGGACTTTCATCGGCCTACCGGGATCCCTTTGCTGGAACAGTTCCAACGCTGGTACTTGAATACCCAGGTGGTTGCTCAGGCCAAGGCTTTGGGCTTAGGAGAGGACTACGCCTACATTGATCCCAGCCTGGAACGATTTCCGAGCGGAGAAGAACAAAAGCAACTGGCCTTGGCAGCAGGTTTTGAGCAGGTTACTTTCTTCCCCTTGATGGCGGGCATGATGGGGGTGCTGGTGATCGAGAAATCGACCTAA
- a CDS encoding aspartate-semialdehyde dehydrogenase, with the protein MGREQRVAILGATGAVGAELLTLLEERSFPLASLKLLASPRSAGTYLTFKGERIPVEPVSETAFRGVDWVLASAGATVSKTWAKAVVEAGAVMVDNSSAFRMDPEVPLVVPEVNPQDALRHQGIIANPNCTTILMCVVIYPLHKRIPIRRVVAATYQSASGAGARAMQELRDQSRAYLEGKPLEPRVFPYPIAFNLFPHNSPLQENGYCQEEMKMVNESRKIMGSPNLRLTATCVRVPLMRAHAEALNLEFEQPFPVEQARQILAEAPGVVLLEDWQQNRFPMPIDVSGKDDVAVGRIRQDISEPKALELWLCGDQIRKGAALNAIQIVELLSVPQPVTA; encoded by the coding sequence ATGGGACGGGAACAGCGGGTCGCTATTTTGGGGGCCACAGGGGCAGTAGGAGCAGAATTGCTCACTTTGCTAGAAGAGCGTAGCTTTCCCTTGGCCAGTCTCAAGCTGTTGGCTTCCCCACGCTCCGCAGGCACTTACTTAACTTTCAAGGGGGAACGGATCCCAGTGGAACCGGTCTCGGAAACGGCTTTTCGGGGAGTGGATTGGGTCCTGGCCTCAGCAGGTGCCACGGTCTCCAAAACCTGGGCCAAGGCAGTGGTTGAGGCTGGAGCGGTGATGGTGGATAACTCCAGCGCCTTTCGGATGGATCCGGAAGTCCCCTTGGTGGTGCCGGAAGTGAACCCACAGGATGCCCTTCGCCATCAGGGCATTATTGCCAACCCCAACTGCACCACGATTTTGATGTGTGTGGTCATCTATCCTCTGCACAAGCGGATCCCGATTCGTCGAGTGGTGGCTGCCACCTATCAATCTGCCAGTGGAGCGGGTGCCCGTGCCATGCAGGAGCTACGGGATCAATCCCGTGCCTATCTGGAGGGTAAGCCTTTAGAACCGCGGGTCTTCCCCTATCCGATTGCGTTTAACCTTTTCCCCCACAACAGCCCCCTGCAGGAGAACGGCTATTGCCAAGAAGAAATGAAGATGGTGAATGAATCCCGCAAAATTATGGGATCCCCAAATCTACGCCTGACCGCCACCTGTGTGCGGGTACCGCTGATGCGTGCCCATGCTGAAGCCCTGAACTTGGAGTTTGAGCAGCCCTTCCCGGTGGAACAAGCCCGTCAAATTTTGGCCGAGGCACCGGGGGTGGTTCTCCTGGAAGACTGGCAGCAGAACCGCTTTCCGATGCCGATTGATGTCAGTGGCAAAGACGATGTGGCGGTAGGTCGCATCCGGCAGGATATTTCAGAGCCCAAGGCCCTTGAGCTATGGCTTTGTGGGGATCAGATCCGCAAAGGGGCAGCCTTGAATGCCATTCAAATTGTGGAGCTATTGTCAGTGCCTCAACCGGTCACTGCCTAG